One Anaerolineales bacterium DNA segment encodes these proteins:
- a CDS encoding proline--tRNA ligase, translating to MAEDRLPSRAEDFSEWYNQLVLRAELADYAPVRGCMVVRPYGWALWENITRELDRRFKATGHVNAGFPMFIPKSFLEKEKEHVEGFSPELAVVTIGGGEKLEEPLAIRPTSETIIGHMYAKWVKSYRDLPILINLWNSVVRWEKRTKLFLRTTEFYWQEGHTAHATAEEAEAETRQMLDIYADFAENEAAVPVIRGRKSESEKFAGASATYAVEAMMGDGKALQSATSHNLGQNFAKAFNIQYLDPQNALQYAWTTSWGLSTRFVGAIIMVHGDDTGLILPPRLAPIQAVITPIWKKEEEKAAVCEQARRLEAELKAGLRVTVDLREGLTPGFKFNDWEMRGVPVRIELGPRDLAGQSVMLARRDKPGREGKTAAPWAGLAESVETLLGDIQQSLFQRAKQFRDSRIQDPPDYASFREAVENGFASSWWCGAAACEEKVKKDTKATIRCIPFDQPGGSGNCIVCGKSSAHKAVFGKAY from the coding sequence ATGGCTGAGGACCGACTTCCCTCGCGCGCCGAGGACTTTTCCGAATGGTACAACCAGCTGGTGTTGCGGGCCGAACTGGCCGACTACGCGCCGGTGCGCGGCTGCATGGTCGTGCGTCCATACGGCTGGGCGCTGTGGGAAAACATCACCCGCGAGCTCGACCGGCGCTTCAAGGCCACCGGCCACGTTAACGCCGGCTTCCCGATGTTCATCCCCAAATCCTTCCTCGAAAAGGAAAAGGAACACGTCGAGGGATTCTCGCCCGAACTCGCAGTGGTGACGATCGGCGGCGGCGAAAAACTCGAGGAACCGCTGGCGATCCGCCCCACTTCCGAGACGATCATCGGCCACATGTACGCCAAGTGGGTCAAGTCGTACCGCGACCTGCCGATCCTGATCAACCTTTGGAACAGCGTCGTGCGCTGGGAGAAGCGCACCAAACTGTTCCTGCGCACCACCGAGTTCTACTGGCAGGAAGGGCACACCGCCCACGCCACGGCCGAGGAAGCCGAGGCGGAGACCCGCCAAATGCTCGACATCTACGCCGACTTCGCGGAAAACGAAGCCGCCGTCCCGGTGATCCGCGGCCGGAAAAGCGAAAGCGAAAAATTCGCCGGCGCGTCCGCCACCTACGCCGTCGAAGCCATGATGGGCGACGGCAAGGCCCTGCAGTCCGCCACCTCGCACAACCTCGGGCAGAACTTCGCCAAGGCCTTCAACATCCAATACCTGGACCCCCAGAACGCGCTGCAATACGCCTGGACCACGTCTTGGGGGCTATCCACCCGCTTCGTCGGCGCGATCATCATGGTCCACGGGGACGATACGGGGCTGATCCTTCCCCCGCGCCTGGCGCCGATCCAAGCGGTGATCACGCCGATCTGGAAGAAGGAAGAGGAGAAAGCGGCGGTTTGCGAGCAGGCCCGCCGCCTGGAAGCGGAGTTGAAGGCGGGTCTGCGGGTGACCGTCGACCTGCGCGAAGGGCTGACTCCCGGCTTCAAGTTCAACGATTGGGAGATGCGCGGCGTGCCGGTGCGGATCGAGCTCGGCCCCCGCGACCTGGCGGGGCAGTCGGTGATGCTGGCCCGGCGCGACAAGCCCGGCCGGGAAGGGAAGACAGCGGCCCCCTGGGCCGGACTGGCCGAGTCGGTCGAAACCTTATTGGGCGACATCCAACAATCGCTCTTCCAGCGGGCGAAGCAATTCCGCGACAGCCGGATTCAGGATCCCCCCGATTATGCTTCGTTCCGCGAGGCCGTGGAGAACGGGTTCGCTTCCTCCTGGTGGTGCGGCGCGGCGGCGTGCGAGGAGAAGGTGAAGAAAGACACTAAAGCCACCATCCGCTGCATCCCCTTCGACCAGCCGGGCGGCAGCGGCAACTGCATCGTCTGCGGGAAATCCTCCGCCCACAAGGCCGTGTTCGGCAAAGCGTACTAA
- a CDS encoding FHA domain-containing protein — MILLNPIHIELAEDSSLRDEGIRVRAEIFRSGEESTDAFLVPPGGPIDLPAGAFLIINGRRHFPLNRPVINVGRQLDNHLVLDDALVSRRHAQLRARDGQFLLTDLGSKHGLRVNNAPVHEWVLQPGDVFRLGNTELIYGDEREESITQPIRPPSRPADSPAPPEKREA, encoded by the coding sequence ATGATCCTGCTCAATCCGATTCACATCGAACTTGCAGAGGATTCCAGCCTGCGCGACGAAGGCATCCGGGTCCGGGCGGAAATCTTCCGCTCCGGCGAGGAGAGCACCGACGCCTTCCTTGTCCCGCCGGGCGGTCCGATCGATCTGCCGGCCGGGGCGTTCCTGATCATCAACGGCCGGCGCCACTTTCCGTTGAATCGGCCGGTGATCAACGTCGGACGCCAGCTCGACAACCATCTGGTGCTGGACGATGCGCTCGTCAGCCGGCGCCACGCCCAGCTGCGGGCCCGCGACGGCCAGTTCCTGCTGACCGATTTAGGATCCAAACACGGCCTGCGGGTTAACAATGCCCCCGTGCACGAATGGGTTCTGCAGCCCGGCGACGTGTTCCGCCTCGGGAACACCGAGCTGATCTACGGCGACGAGCGTGAAGAGAGCATCACCCAGCCGATCCGGCCCCCCTCCCGGCCCGCCGATTCCCCCGCCCCGCCGGAGAAACGCGAGGCATGA
- the ablA gene encoding lysine 2,3-aminomutase has protein sequence MTSGGENPRRAPAFREIPDAQWNDWRWQLGHRLNKADELERVFALTESERKALSAAGLFRVEVTPYFVSLIRPDDPRDPIRRQVIPTAEELVPFTAMMEDSLAEDKHSPVPGLVHRYPDRVLMLVTTQCASYCRYCTRSRIVGDPSEQFSSAEYEEQLDYIRRTPQVRDVLLSGGDPLTLAPKVLENLIASLREISHVEIIRIGSRVPVFLPMRVDDELCAMLSRYHPLWMNIHVNHPNEITPELAAAADKLTRAGVPLGNQSVLLAGVNDCVHVQRRLVQDLLRIRVRPYYLYQCDLVEGAGHFRTPVSKGIEIIEGLRGHTSGFAVPTYVVDAPGGGGKIPLGPNYLLSMSDRRVALRNFEGYISIYEEPLGYTPHDPAACPDCRSKRTEEGQKGVTGLLDGDDLAIEPRDWGITHTRGGMEHRLNRDSGKWNPRGIGAPPGPGGGAEAGAAQDPESPQGSARPPHPKA, from the coding sequence ATGACTTCCGGGGGAGAAAATCCCCGCCGCGCCCCCGCCTTCCGGGAGATCCCGGACGCGCAGTGGAACGACTGGCGCTGGCAGCTCGGCCACCGGCTGAACAAGGCCGACGAGCTGGAGCGCGTGTTTGCGCTCACCGAGAGCGAACGCAAGGCGCTTTCGGCGGCCGGCTTGTTCCGCGTGGAGGTCACCCCGTATTTCGTCTCCCTCATCCGCCCCGACGATCCCCGCGATCCGATCCGGCGCCAGGTGATCCCCACCGCCGAGGAGCTGGTGCCGTTTACGGCGATGATGGAGGATTCGCTCGCCGAGGATAAGCACTCGCCCGTCCCGGGATTGGTCCATCGCTATCCGGACCGGGTGCTGATGCTGGTCACGACCCAATGCGCGTCCTACTGCCGCTACTGCACCCGCTCGCGGATCGTCGGGGATCCGTCCGAGCAGTTCTCCTCGGCCGAATACGAAGAACAGTTGGATTACATCCGGCGCACGCCGCAGGTCCGCGACGTGCTGCTTTCGGGCGGGGATCCGCTGACGCTCGCGCCGAAGGTCCTGGAAAACCTGATCGCCAGCCTGCGGGAAATTTCCCACGTCGAGATCATCCGCATCGGCTCGCGCGTTCCGGTGTTCCTGCCGATGCGCGTCGACGACGAACTGTGCGCGATGCTTTCGCGCTACCACCCGCTGTGGATGAACATCCACGTCAACCACCCCAACGAAATCACCCCGGAGCTGGCGGCGGCGGCCGACAAGCTGACCCGCGCCGGCGTTCCGCTCGGCAACCAGTCGGTTCTGCTGGCCGGCGTGAACGATTGCGTCCATGTCCAGCGGCGCCTGGTCCAGGACCTCCTGCGGATCCGCGTCCGGCCTTACTATCTCTACCAATGCGATCTGGTGGAGGGAGCCGGCCATTTCCGCACCCCGGTCTCAAAGGGAATTGAGATCATCGAAGGCCTGCGCGGGCATACCTCCGGCTTCGCCGTGCCCACCTACGTTGTCGATGCTCCGGGCGGAGGCGGGAAGATCCCTCTCGGACCGAACTACCTGCTAAGCATGTCGGACCGCCGCGTGGCGCTGAGGAATTTCGAAGGCTACATCTCCATCTACGAAGAGCCCCTCGGGTACACGCCGCACGACCCCGCCGCGTGTCCGGATTGCCGAAGCAAGCGGACCGAAGAGGGGCAGAAGGGCGTCACCGGCCTGCTCGACGGGGACGATCTGGCGATCGAACCTCGGGATTGGGGGATAACCCATACCCGCGGGGGAATGGAGCACCGTTTGAACCGGGACTCGGGCAAATGGAATCCGCGCGGGATCGGAGCGCCGCCGGGACCCGGCGGCGGCGCGGAAGCCGGTGCGGCGCAGGACCCCGAGAGTCCGCAAGGGTCCGCAAGGCCTCCCCATCCAAAGGCATAA
- a CDS encoding nucleotide pyrophosphohydrolase, giving the protein MDLKQLTEEMHRFVRSKGWYEENSPRPQTPRNLAASLVLEAAEVLEHFQWEEQADPAVKEELADTALYLLQLASVLGIDLEQAILEKLKANYERRWPGPGAAGSGS; this is encoded by the coding sequence ATGGATCTGAAGCAGCTCACGGAGGAGATGCATCGGTTCGTCCGGTCGAAAGGCTGGTACGAGGAGAATTCCCCCCGCCCGCAAACCCCGCGCAACCTCGCGGCGTCCCTCGTGCTCGAAGCGGCTGAAGTGCTGGAGCACTTCCAGTGGGAGGAGCAGGCCGATCCGGCGGTGAAGGAAGAACTCGCCGATACGGCGCTGTACCTCCTGCAGCTGGCCTCCGTCCTCGGCATCGATCTGGAACAGGCGATCCTCGAAAAGCTGAAGGCGAATTACGAACGGCGTTGGCCCGGTCCGGGCGCTGCAGGAAGCGGATCCTGA
- a CDS encoding LOG family protein, translating into MADSKAAGPAVKKPVVAVFGAALLPEDGPTYAAARELGAQIAGRGWTAASGGYGGTMAAVSRGAAEAGGRTVGVTSETMTRAGRRTNPWIKEEIRCPTARERLLTLCRLGDAAVALDGGIGTLSEIAFCATQIQTGELSPRPILLLGPLWKATFPFFFRSAAAYLTENDKALFRFPDSPAEAVRILQNVFLQSKPA; encoded by the coding sequence ATGGCGGATTCCAAAGCGGCCGGCCCCGCAGTGAAAAAACCGGTCGTCGCCGTGTTCGGCGCCGCCCTTCTGCCGGAGGATGGGCCGACGTACGCGGCCGCCCGCGAGCTCGGCGCGCAGATCGCTGGGCGCGGATGGACCGCCGCCAGCGGCGGATACGGCGGGACGATGGCCGCCGTCAGCCGCGGCGCGGCCGAAGCCGGCGGCCGCACGGTGGGAGTTACCAGCGAAACCATGACCCGCGCCGGCCGCCGCACCAATCCCTGGATTAAAGAAGAGATCCGATGTCCCACGGCGCGGGAAAGGCTGCTGACCCTGTGCCGCCTGGGCGACGCCGCGGTCGCGCTGGATGGCGGGATCGGGACTCTGTCGGAGATCGCCTTCTGCGCCACCCAGATCCAGACCGGCGAGCTTTCCCCCCGCCCGATTCTGCTGCTCGGCCCCTTGTGGAAAGCGACGTTTCCCTTTTTCTTCCGTTCCGCCGCCGCATACCTGACCGAAAACGACAAGGCGCTGTTCCGATTTCCGGACTCGCCGGCAGAGGCGGTCCGGATCCTGCAAAACGTTTTTTTACAGTCAAAGCCGGCCTGA
- a CDS encoding ABC transporter permease, producing MNPAKAKIHRVPAAGARRPWVALGWLIVLPAAGLLAGFFPAPAAGLPLQPPGWNHWLGTDLLGRDLAWRFLAGGARTFLIASGSALIAVLLGGVWGLAAGFAGGWIDRILGRAIDAALSIPALILGLVILAALGPSEAAVILAVGLSSAATYARLLRAEAAQIRNREYLLAARTLGAGTVHRMFRHLLPNIAGPLTAYGALHFGWAMVNASSLTFLGFGGDPSASEWGRMLADARMVFGRASWQAAVPGLALAFTVLAVQQAGEWWLERNRR from the coding sequence GTGAACCCGGCGAAGGCGAAGATCCACCGCGTCCCGGCCGCCGGAGCGCGCCGCCCGTGGGTCGCTCTTGGTTGGCTCATAGTTTTGCCCGCCGCGGGATTGCTCGCCGGATTCTTCCCCGCCCCGGCGGCGGGCCTCCCGCTCCAGCCGCCCGGTTGGAATCATTGGCTGGGAACGGACCTCTTGGGGCGCGATCTGGCCTGGCGTTTCCTGGCCGGAGGGGCGCGGACCTTTCTGATCGCTTCGGGATCGGCGTTGATTGCGGTGCTGCTCGGCGGAGTCTGGGGGCTGGCGGCGGGATTCGCCGGCGGATGGATCGACCGGATCCTCGGGCGCGCCATCGATGCCGCCCTCTCCATTCCGGCGCTGATCTTGGGTTTGGTGATTCTGGCGGCGCTCGGTCCGAGCGAGGCGGCGGTGATTCTCGCCGTCGGCTTGAGCAGTGCGGCGACGTACGCGCGCCTGCTGCGCGCGGAAGCGGCGCAAATTCGGAATCGCGAGTACCTTCTCGCGGCGCGGACGCTCGGCGCGGGAACGGTGCATCGGATGTTCCGCCACCTTTTGCCGAACATCGCCGGCCCGCTCACCGCCTACGGGGCGCTGCACTTCGGATGGGCGATGGTGAACGCCTCGTCGCTGACGTTCCTCGGATTCGGCGGCGATCCCTCGGCTTCGGAATGGGGGCGGATGCTCGCCGACGCGCGGATGGTTTTCGGGCGGGCTTCCTGGCAGGCGGCGGTTCCCGGCTTGGCGCTGGCATTCACCGTGCTGGCGGTCCAGCAGGCCGGCGAGTGGTGGCTGGAGCGGAACCGGCGCTGA
- the msrB gene encoding peptide-methionine (R)-S-oxide reductase MsrB: MSDYSKPPDDELRKRLTPEEYRVTQCSDTETPFANAYWENKRPGIYVDVVSGEPLFSSLDKFDSGTGWPSFLRPMPDAELVYHRDRTLVRERTEVRSGRADSHLGHVFDDGPQPTGKRYCINSAALRFVPLAEMEAAGYGRYLSLFFGADDDKNSIKKAP; this comes from the coding sequence ATGAGCGATTATTCCAAACCCCCGGATGACGAATTGCGCAAACGGTTGACCCCCGAAGAATACCGTGTGACGCAGTGCTCCGATACCGAAACCCCGTTTGCCAACGCGTATTGGGAAAACAAGCGGCCCGGCATTTATGTGGATGTGGTGTCGGGCGAGCCGCTGTTTTCCTCGCTCGACAAATTCGATTCCGGCACCGGTTGGCCGAGTTTCCTGCGGCCGATGCCCGATGCGGAGCTGGTGTACCACCGCGACCGGACACTGGTCCGGGAACGCACGGAAGTCCGTTCGGGGCGTGCGGATTCGCACCTCGGGCATGTGTTTGACGACGGACCGCAGCCGACCGGCAAGCGCTATTGCATTAACTCGGCCGCCCTGCGGTTCGTTCCGCTCGCCGAGATGGAAGCCGCGGGATACGGCCGATACCTTTCCTTGTTCTTCGGAGCGGACGACGATAAAAACTCCATAAAAAAAGCGCCGTAG
- a CDS encoding YraN family protein — MTVRGKAHNKILGDQGERAAAESLRRAGYEIIGRNLRTPYGEVDLVARHMGFTVFVEVKTRRSRAHGLPEEAVTARKRTRLIRSAQHYLQERGLLDTPWRIDVVAVEFGRAGDSQRIEVFENAVRG; from the coding sequence ATGACCGTTCGAGGGAAGGCGCATAACAAAATCCTGGGAGACCAAGGCGAACGAGCGGCCGCAGAAAGCCTGCGGCGCGCCGGGTACGAAATTATCGGACGCAACCTGCGCACGCCGTACGGCGAGGTGGACTTGGTCGCCCGGCACATGGGATTTACCGTCTTCGTCGAAGTGAAAACCCGCCGCAGCCGCGCCCACGGCCTTCCGGAGGAGGCGGTCACCGCCCGTAAACGGACCCGCCTGATCCGCTCGGCGCAGCATTACCTTCAGGAGCGCGGCCTTTTGGATACGCCCTGGCGGATCGACGTGGTGGCGGTGGAATTCGGCCGGGCGGGAGATTCGCAGCGGATCGAGGTGTTTGAGAATGCCGTCCGCGGTTGA
- a CDS encoding FHA domain-containing protein, translating into MSVSILMLAARIALAVCLYAFLALVLFALWRDIRAAGGADVSPMRLDRLREDGTLERSYSLRKATCFLGRSPSVEIPLSDETVSVVHARLWMQSGRWWIEDLDSRNGTQLNRIPLTKPAVLCPGDRIRVGRIALEFRSADPFAPAADSPVKDPSA; encoded by the coding sequence ATGAGCGTTTCCATTCTGATGCTGGCCGCCCGCATCGCGCTGGCTGTGTGCCTGTACGCCTTCCTGGCGCTCGTCCTGTTTGCATTGTGGCGCGACATCCGCGCCGCCGGCGGCGCGGATGTCTCGCCGATGCGGCTGGACCGGTTGCGCGAGGACGGAACCCTGGAACGCTCGTATTCGCTGCGGAAGGCCACCTGCTTCCTCGGCCGCTCGCCGAGCGTTGAAATCCCGCTCTCCGACGAGACCGTGTCCGTCGTCCACGCGCGCCTGTGGATGCAGAGCGGCCGCTGGTGGATCGAGGATCTGGATTCCCGCAACGGAACTCAGCTCAACCGGATTCCGCTGACCAAGCCGGCGGTGCTCTGCCCGGGCGACCGAATCCGCGTCGGGCGGATCGCGCTGGAATTCCGCTCGGCGGATCCTTTCGCACCCGCGGCGGACTCTCCGGTCAAGGACCCGTCGGCATGA
- a CDS encoding DNA alkylation repair protein → MAPVDLHSLRRETLALSGLLGDPAAFAQRLRTLLEGHAHRLLRRGPSLSKRGALPAWDVPGLLVREVEAALLPAAQENPPAALAAAAALWPSGRLEEKQLAAFLAGFSQDSGEIRTLLRGWLEGVDDPVLLDTLAARACPPLWRSNAVLFRSDVRGWIEHPVPARRRFGWTALRKWAEEKTSESAFAAFDLLAAAFSESDPEAQDRASGLFLKLAEFYPQETQGWISELSTRSLERGRTFLRRLLPRLPAETAELIRRIRTAE, encoded by the coding sequence ATGGCGCCGGTCGATCTTCACAGCCTGCGCCGGGAGACCCTGGCGTTAAGCGGCTTGCTCGGCGATCCCGCCGCGTTTGCACAGCGGTTGCGCACGCTGCTGGAAGGGCATGCTCACCGCCTGCTTCGGCGCGGTCCGTCGCTCTCCAAACGCGGCGCGCTTCCCGCATGGGACGTCCCCGGCCTGCTGGTCCGTGAAGTGGAAGCCGCTTTGCTGCCTGCGGCGCAGGAGAATCCCCCGGCGGCCCTGGCCGCCGCGGCGGCCCTCTGGCCTTCCGGAAGACTGGAGGAAAAGCAATTGGCGGCCTTCCTGGCCGGCTTCTCGCAGGATTCAGGCGAGATTCGAACCCTGCTCCGCGGATGGCTGGAGGGAGTCGACGACCCGGTTTTGTTGGATACCCTCGCCGCCCGCGCCTGCCCTCCCCTGTGGCGCTCGAACGCCGTTCTCTTTCGGTCCGACGTCCGCGGGTGGATCGAGCATCCCGTTCCCGCCCGCCGGAGGTTCGGCTGGACGGCGCTCCGCAAATGGGCGGAGGAAAAGACCTCCGAATCGGCGTTCGCCGCTTTTGACTTGCTGGCCGCCGCTTTCTCCGAATCGGATCCGGAAGCCCAGGACCGGGCTTCCGGCTTGTTTCTGAAGCTGGCGGAATTCTATCCGCAGGAGACGCAGGGATGGATTTCGGAATTGTCCACACGATCGTTGGAGCGGGGCCGGACCTTCCTGCGCAGGCTGCTTCCCCGCCTGCCCGCGGAAACCGCGGAACTGATCCGGAGGATTCGGACGGCGGAATGA
- the miaA gene encoding tRNA (adenosine(37)-N6)-dimethylallyltransferase MiaA: MPSAVDRDGRPWAAFIVGPTGSGKSALALALARRLPAEIVSADSRLLYRGFDIGTDKPSAVVRAEIPHHLIDVAEPDQPWSLAEYQAAALDCIRRIAGRGALPLCVGGTGQYVRALLEAWEIPPASPAPRLRRTLEQRSLREPAALYAELEQADPEAAARIDPRNVRRVVRALEVVLSTGRPFSAQRRRGAAEFQSVLIGLALPRPELYARVDARIASMIAAGWIEEVRILLAGGYSPALPAFSALGYGAIARHLQGELTREECVVEIRRATRRLVRHQANWFRPGDPNIHWLPSGPDAAGRAEAVLRASIPGLESA, encoded by the coding sequence ATGCCGTCCGCGGTTGATCGCGACGGCCGCCCGTGGGCGGCGTTCATCGTCGGCCCGACGGGCTCCGGCAAAAGCGCGTTGGCCCTGGCCCTGGCGCGGAGGTTGCCGGCCGAAATCGTATCGGCCGACAGCCGCCTGCTGTACCGGGGGTTTGACATCGGGACCGACAAGCCTTCCGCGGTGGTCCGCGCCGAAATCCCGCACCATCTGATCGACGTCGCCGAGCCGGATCAGCCGTGGTCGCTGGCCGAGTATCAAGCCGCCGCGCTGGATTGCATCCGCCGGATCGCCGGCCGGGGCGCGCTTCCGTTGTGCGTCGGGGGCACGGGCCAATACGTGCGCGCCCTGCTCGAGGCTTGGGAGATTCCCCCCGCATCGCCGGCGCCCAGGCTGCGCCGGACCCTGGAGCAACGCTCGCTGCGGGAACCCGCCGCCTTGTACGCGGAATTGGAGCAGGCCGATCCGGAAGCCGCCGCGCGCATCGATCCGCGCAACGTGCGGCGGGTTGTCCGCGCATTGGAAGTCGTGCTCTCGACCGGCAGGCCGTTCTCCGCCCAGCGCCGCCGCGGCGCGGCCGAATTTCAATCCGTGCTGATCGGCCTCGCACTCCCGCGGCCCGAGTTGTACGCCCGGGTGGATGCGCGAATCGCCTCTATGATCGCCGCGGGTTGGATCGAGGAAGTGCGCATCCTTCTGGCCGGGGGGTACTCGCCCGCCCTGCCGGCCTTTTCGGCGCTCGGGTACGGCGCGATCGCCCGCCACCTGCAGGGCGAACTCACCCGGGAAGAATGCGTCGTCGAAATCCGCCGCGCAACCCGCCGCTTGGTCCGCCATCAGGCAAACTGGTTCCGCCCCGGCGATCCGAACATCCATTGGTTGCCCTCCGGCCCGGATGCGGCGGGCCGGGCGGAAGCCGTCCTGCGAGCGTCCATCCCCGGTTTGGAATCCGCCTGA
- a CDS encoding ABC transporter permease: MSVLRRLLESLIVVWAVATAAFFALRLGRVDPLAALAAQGLATEEQTAEMRRALGLDRPLLEQYTDYFGDALRGDLGRSLFSGQDVAAMIAEAAKHTVPLAAAAWILAVVLGIGLGAVAARRAAGIGPGIGGLVSALLAVGASTPAAWLGLIILWASIPLFAVSAAEAWREALRLFLPAAALALTVGCGIGRAAEASIRQVRGEPFHLAMRARGFPRGWRADWRLLRAAIAPVLAMAGMEAAFLLGGTMITEVVFARPGLGRTLVDAVLRGDYPVVQALLGLAALAYTLLGMAADFSAAVLDPRVREAA, from the coding sequence ATGTCCGTTTTGCGGCGCCTTCTGGAAAGCCTGATCGTCGTCTGGGCCGTGGCGACGGCCGCCTTCTTCGCCCTGCGGCTGGGGCGGGTGGATCCGCTGGCCGCGCTTGCGGCCCAGGGGTTGGCGACCGAGGAGCAAACGGCAGAGATGCGCCGCGCGCTGGGTTTGGATCGGCCGCTGTTGGAACAATACACGGATTATTTCGGGGATGCCCTGCGCGGCGATCTTGGACGGTCGCTCTTCAGCGGGCAGGATGTGGCGGCGATGATCGCAGAAGCCGCCAAGCATACGGTGCCGCTGGCGGCCGCGGCTTGGATTCTGGCGGTCGTGTTGGGCATCGGCCTGGGAGCCGTCGCCGCCCGCCGCGCCGCCGGGATCGGGCCCGGAATCGGCGGCCTCGTTTCGGCGCTGCTCGCGGTGGGGGCGTCCACTCCCGCGGCTTGGTTGGGCCTGATTATTCTGTGGGCGTCGATTCCGCTGTTCGCTGTGTCCGCCGCGGAAGCGTGGCGCGAAGCCCTGCGCCTGTTCCTGCCGGCGGCCGCGCTTGCGCTGACCGTCGGATGCGGAATCGGCCGCGCGGCCGAGGCCTCGATCCGTCAGGTCCGCGGCGAGCCGTTCCATCTGGCGATGCGCGCCCGCGGATTCCCGCGGGGTTGGCGCGCCGATTGGAGGCTTCTGCGGGCCGCCATCGCCCCGGTCCTGGCGATGGCTGGGATGGAAGCGGCCTTCCTGCTCGGCGGGACGATGATCACCGAGGTTGTATTCGCCCGGCCAGGGCTGGGGCGGACGCTTGTCGACGCCGTTCTGCGCGGAGATTATCCGGTCGTCCAGGCGCTGCTCGGCCTCGCCGCGCTGGCGTACACGCTGCTCGGGATGGCGGCGGATTTCTCGGCCGCCGTCCTGGATCCGCGGGTGAGGGAGGCTGCGTGA
- a CDS encoding metallophosphoesterase has protein sequence MASPDRRILLAVSDDVSPRLNTCQAPERTGKVDLIVSCGDLPFDYLEFLMSVFNVPMYYVLGNHDGEGFFRESGKVDFLPDAGESIDGATLEAKGVLIAGLGGSLRFGATTKNQSTEAEMWRRVLKLTPKLLTNQVRYGRRLDILVTHSPARGIHEGEDPAHKGFAAFRWLLEWAKPRWMLHGHSQFARPPHDLQTRVGSTDVFYIPPFRLLDWDGEAGK, from the coding sequence ATGGCCTCCCCGGACCGGCGGATCCTCTTGGCGGTAAGCGACGACGTCTCCCCGCGTTTGAACACCTGCCAAGCCCCCGAACGCACCGGCAAGGTCGATCTGATCGTCAGCTGCGGCGACCTGCCCTTCGACTACCTGGAATTCCTGATGAGCGTTTTCAACGTCCCGATGTACTACGTCCTGGGCAACCACGACGGCGAGGGATTTTTCCGCGAATCCGGGAAGGTCGACTTCCTGCCCGACGCCGGTGAGAGCATCGACGGCGCTACCCTGGAGGCAAAGGGGGTTTTGATCGCCGGATTGGGCGGCAGCCTCCGCTTCGGCGCCACGACCAAGAACCAGTCCACCGAGGCCGAAATGTGGCGGCGGGTGCTGAAGCTGACACCCAAGCTGCTGACCAACCAAGTGCGCTACGGCCGCCGGCTCGACATTCTCGTCACCCATTCGCCGGCCCGCGGGATTCACGAAGGCGAAGACCCCGCCCACAAAGGATTCGCAGCGTTCCGCTGGCTGCTCGAATGGGCCAAGCCGCGCTGGATGCTGCACGGCCATTCGCAGTTCGCCCGCCCGCCGCACGATCTCCAGACCCGCGTCGGATCCACCGACGTCTTCTACATCCCGCCTTTCCGACTCCTGGATTGGGATGGGGAAGCGGGGAAATAG